ATTACGTGGATTTACTCCTCCTTTAACAGGTAATGAATACATATGTCATAATCTTAATAGATTAACCTTTGTTGAGTCTACTTAAatacttaaaaataataaaaagaaaatcacCCGTATGAATTACCAAACATCACTAAAACGGGTGTAATCCACTGCTACCACTACCAGTAATCAGAACAAGAACACTTGCCACCACTGAAATGGTGAAAGCGGTATGCATCTCTTAATATGATTTTCCTGTCAAGGATTTTACTAACCAGCTTAAAAACAGAGTGGCAATCACCACAAACACGAAGGTTCTTAAATATTCTAAGTGGTGAACTTTCTGGGCTGTTGACCAATCCGAAAGCAAGGGCAATTCTCTCACTATGGTTCCAAAGATTATGCTCCTTTTGTTCTTCATCCGTGTCTTGCAATGAATAGCTTGTGTCAGCCACATACCCTGCCTCTTTAATAATCTTTCTCAACTCATCCAACTTCCTATTGATTTGTGTCGTTTGTGGATGAAACTGCTCTCCCATTCCAAAAAAAGTAACCTTATTTTTCAGCTTCACCCAACTACATGCAGGTTTTTTCTTTACTTTATTTGATTCCATTTGCCTCCTCACATTCTCTACATCTCCCCATCTTCTACTGGAAGCGCACACATTTGAATAAAGAACATAAGCTGAATCATCCAATGAATCCAATTCAAAAAGACGATCCGCAGCTCTCCTTCCAAGCTCCAAATTACCATGTATCTTACAAGCAGCCAACAAGCTACGCCACACAAGGTCATTTGGTGCAACTGGCATCTTATCAATAAACGCCTCAGCCTCAGCAAGCCTCCCTGCTCGCCCAAGAAGATCAATTATACATGTACAATGTTCGATTCCTGTGGCGACGCCATATTCATCAGTCATTGAAGAGAAGTATGCAAGACCCTCATCCACCAAACCCCCATGGCTGCATGCAGACAAAAGTGAAACAAAAGTCACATGGTCTGGTCTCAGTCCCATGTCAACCATCTCATGAAAGACTTCCCTAGCCTGTTGGAAGAACCCATGTCTGGCTAGTGCTGATATTAAAATGTTCCAAGACCTCCGTGACCTGTTTCTTGGTTGGGGAAGGATTTTAAACACGTCATCAATTTCCCCACATTTTCCATACATATCCATCGTAGCATTTAGTACATAATCATTTGAGTCAAACCCAAGTTTAATAATCAGGCTATGAAGCTGCTGACCTTCATCCAGTACAGTTAAGTTCCCAATGATGGCAAGGGCTACAGAGAAGCTAAACTGATCTAGAAGAACCCCTCCATTCCTCATATTTACAAAAAGTTTGAGTGCCTCCTCACCAGGTCCATAATGGGCATTTGCAGAAAGAATGGCATTCCAAGTACTCGAATTTTTATTAGCTAATGCATAAAAAATGTAGTTACTTGTATCAAGATCACCACACTGAGCATACATTGTAATTAGGGAACTCTGGACATACGTATCCAATTCAAAGCCTGCCCTGATTATATATGCATGGATGGGCATTCCATGCTCCAAGAGATCATCAGAAGCCAAACAAGCACTGAGAAGATTAACAACAGTAATGTAATTTACAGATACACCTTCTTCTCTCAATAAATTGAAAGCTTTAATTGCCGCATTTGGTTCTTTATTGTCAGCATGGCCACCTATAAGTGCATTCCAAGTTACTTCATCTCTTTCAGGCATTAGTTTGTGCACCTTTTGTGCTTCATCCATCAAACCAAACTTACCGTATATGGTAACCAGTGCATTACCAACGATCAGATTGTGCTGGACACCGAAAAGATTCACAAGGCCATGAACAATCTTTAGTTTTTCTATATTATTACAGGCAGATAATGCAGTTGTGAAAGTCACATAGTTCATTGACTTCCTCGTATGGAGCATCTCAATCAAAAGTTGCATGGCACGTGAATACTTTGCATCCTCAACATGGCATGCCATCATGGAATTCCATGAGATCAAATCCCTCTCTGGCATGGTATGAAATACAAACTCTGAATCCTCAAAATTTCCAGCCTGCAAATACATACTAATAAGACTATTGCACACACAAACATTCGATTCAAGTCCAGATTTCACTAATAGACCATGAAGTCCTCGTCCCCATCTCAAATTTTGAGCCGAGCCACAAACAGATAATAAGGACGAAAtagtaatataatttatttcCATCTGATCATGACGCATCCGAACAAGGTGCCCTAGAGACTCTTCACAACGACCATTATGCGCACTTGCAGTGATCATTGAATTCCATGAAATAGTGTCACGTTCCAACATGTTATCAAACACACAAGATGCCTCCTCAACACACTCAAAATTACCGAACATAGATATGAGTGAGTTTGCAACAGAGATATTAGTGTCTAATCCAGATTTGATCACATCTCCAAGGATTTGGTATCCCAGGGTTCTATCATCGAGCATTCCACAAGATCGAATAACAATAGCCATTGTGTTTTGATTACAAGGTACCTCTTGGCGTCTCAAGTTCTGGTAAATATTTAGAACCTCCTTTGTGTACCCATTATCTGCATAGGCAACCATTAAAGAAGTCCAAGAGACTATATTTGGTTGATCAATCTCCTCGAATATTTTGGTAGCCTCGGAAACATGAGCGTGTGCACCATAAAAGTGCAGCAGAGAAGTGCCAGCAAACACATCAGACAGCAAACCGCATTTAACAGCATAAGCATGAATCTGAAGTGCTCCTTCAGGCATGCATCCTGACCTGTCACAGGCAGTCACTAAACTAGCAAGTGCATAACTGCTTGGTGTGGCACCAACTTCACACATGTGACGAAAGAGGTGCATTGCTTCCCCGTAGCAACCAACTCTAACAAAGCCAGACATCAAGTTGTTCCAAGAAGCTTGGTTTCTATCGGGCATTCTATCGAACACGTGGCGCGCATATTCAATGTTGTGAAACTTGCAGTACATGTTGATCAAGGTATTGGTATAGAATGTGCCAAGGTGAAGAAGGCCCTTAATGCAAAGTCCATGCAAGGCTTTGCCGAGAAAGGCGTGAGTGATGTTCGAGAAGCCCTTTTGGGGGAAGCATGAAACTTGGGGGTGAGGGTGCTTTGTCAGCAAGGGAGGTGGGGAATGAAGGAGATTAGAGGGAGTGGAAGTGGAAGATAAGACACGTGGTGCTGGACTACTGCCGCTGCAACTGGCGGTGGACGCAGCCGCAGCCATCTCGGACGACGGCGGCACCATTTGAGCTTTGATGTTTCTGTTTCTGAGAAAGAGGAGTTTCCAGGGAACCGTCCCGTTCTTCTCCACGCTTCCTCTTCACACTCACACACCCCCCATATATAACAAGCTGCTGCCGCCGCCGCTGCGAGTTTTATGATTCTTTTTGGATATTattcataattatcattttctttctatatataaaGATTGAAGAGTTGGATGGAGAGTGAGCCAAGTGTCACTCAAGGAGGGATGTTACCAATTTTTACATGCATGTATGTACATCTcccatcttgacattcaaattTTCCTCATACATCACATGCATAGCATATATGTTCAACACCTAGCCGCATTCAAAGCTCGCAGGATAGGCTCTTCCTGTACTTACACACACAAATAAAGGTCTGAGATTCATTGTTGTCACTTGTCAGAATCCATTCGGTGAGTAAGTAATTTTACATTTACAAAAATTTAACAGATTTTGATAGGATAAATACCTATAAATCCGTCTCCGTCAACATTTAGTTAAGTCTCAATTCTTATAGATATTTCGCGAATCCTGGTTTAACCTCAACccgaattaatttttttttttttatgttggagcgaaaaatagtatattttaggattataaattataaaggTATAATTCTcaaatgtaaaatttttttatttaaaatattaaaatcagacaatttaatttttttagcaaTAAAAATTAGACAATCTGatttattaaaaacaaaaatcgaaccctttaatttatgaattttaaaaaaaatcacaataaaCAAATAAGACCCTTCaatttgatattaaaaaattttaaaagatcaaCTTACAAAATAATCAATAGAACCGATTACTATTTTCATACCAAAATAAAAACACATGTACCACTAATAAAATTGAATTGCACAcgtttctctttcataataaaaatttttagcCTTAAAATTCACTCTATTTTGTTGTTTTAGCCTATTTCATATTCTcgcttttttttatcttttgttttttcaaatGTTTCACTCCATTGGCATTTATAAGCACGGCAGATTTTCTAATATCGTTTAAATATTTTACGTTATcatgaaaataattattttcagGCGCTGACGTGCAGTAATGATAAACTGCATGGATCCTTATCTTCATCCTCAATTCCTCATCATATATATGACTTTATAAGGAATTCTCCACcactaaataataaaatagctAATGTAATGAGTACCATAGAAGAATGCTCTTTATGAGggcaaaaaaatgaaaaacaaaatctatATTGGAGACACAACACCACCAATTCGCATTGACCCCATCAATCAAGAaagaaattacaaaaataagaCAATCAACGTAACAATAATACCCAGTAGGTACATATATGTTGTCCAATGAACGCACACTTCTATACAACAACAAACCCTTTCAAtcttatatctctaatactacAACCCACAAGTAAATAAAATCTCAACTACACACTGTTCCGACAGAGTGATCTTTGGAACTTTGAAATAATGGAACTTAAAAATGGAaccaatttttaaattaaaaccaGAAACTAAGAAAAGCATTTCTGCCATAATATTAATGTAACAGTTAACAAAAGCCCTAAGCTGTGAccaaaaaatgttaaaattagaAGCAGAATGGTTCGTGTGCATTTTTTACTTCACGGAAAGTGGATATGTCAACAATTACTAccagaaaaataaaatgtacATCCGTTACCTCATGGTCCTAGTTGCATTGACAAATGTTCTGCAACATTGACAACAATAATGATACAAAAATGATCATCTCCTGTCACCATGATGCCTCCTATCGGAATAGTCACGAGGCTCAGTATCTAGTCTTCTATGTCCGCGTTCTTCCCTTCCATGTCTATAATCCTCATCCTCCCTTCTGCGTTTGTAATCTTCATCCTCCCTTTTATGTTTGTAATCTTCATCAggacttctttttcttggtcTGTTATCGATCTTCCTGTCATGCCTTCTGCTGTCTTCAGGTCTCTTCCTATAATCTCTGTCATCCCTTTTCTCTAGACGGTTACCATCCGATTCTCTCCTGTGATCTCCACTAGCACGTCTTTCTGTGTATCTATCATCCAAGTGTCTTTTTCTTGGGTCTACCTCATCTTTCCGCCTGTAGTCATCGTCTCTATTTATTTCCTTACGCTTTTCTCTGTCTTTCCTGTCTGAATGATAATCTGAATCTCTTGATTCTTTTTCAGCTCGTGCTTTATCATCTCCATCTCCCCCACGTTCCCTGTGTCTATCACTGTACCTATTTCTGTTGTTGGAGCCTACCATCTCATCCTTACGCCCTCTACGAATATGATCTTTAAAATTGTCCTTCATACTGTTCTCAACTATGTCATCTCTGTCACGCCGTTGGCTTTTTCTATCATCTCTCTTTGGATTTTGTGAGTTATCTCCATCAAAAACCATCTCATATCTACACCATGAAGTTTGTCACTTATTTGGGTAAACATAATCACAGACAAAAATGAGATAGAAACATGCAATCATCAGTACAGACCTGGTGTTATCTCCACCGTGTTGGGTATTATTATCCTTCAAGACGAATTTTGCAGGTTGTTTCATTGAATCATCGGCAGTGCAATCCTTGGCAATATGATCTGCAGAACCACATTTGAAGCAACCTCCACCTACAGTCATAAATTATGACATTGAGATTACAAAGGAGAAGCTGCAGGCATTGCAACTGAACACTGCCATAATGCTACCAAAAAACAGAACTATATAAAACATATTCTTACAGGTTGTGACATGTTTATCATTTACCTTTGCCCTTCTGATTCCGCCTATATTGTGACCACAATTTTGCCACACTTTGACTAAAATCCACGTGTATTCTTCGATCATCGATCAAAGCATTATCCATCTATTTGGGGGGCAGTAAAAGTGAAAGGATTAGGGGAAATAGTTTTCTATTCATCCCAAAGTGTGTTTTTGAAGTATATATAGTTGATATTAAAGTTTAAATGCATAACTATTAAAGCATCCAATGTGCAAGAAGTAAACTAGGACTAGGATCATTTATTgtcaaggaaaagaaagaaactgTTTTGATTAGGAAACAGATCGTTCAAAATTTTCTGCATACCTTAAAATATGCCTGTTCACATGACATTTTGTCCTCAAACTCTGTCACAACAGGTGAATGTTAGATACTTGATTCAATTGCATAAACAACCAGAGGTAACCACCAACTTCCAATTTACATAGTAGGGTTATACActacaaaattaaaaagaaaaattcatcACATTATCTGCAACTACAAATTCTACATAACATAATAACTCTTAATAAGTCTTAGTAGGCTATTCATCGTGATGCATGTGTGCAAGGTATATAAACTAGATGCTAATTTAACTAATTTGGCAAAGTGGAATTACACATAGGGAATGAAAGAGATATCAAAATAGAGCCAACCAGCTACTACAGTTTCTGCATGCAAGTAAAGTTGAATAAATTTTTAACACAATAGAAAAAACTGAAAATAGATACTGACCAATGAAAGCATAGCATAAACTGTCACCAGTCTTGTGGTCCCGGATGATTTCAGCCCTATCACCAAATATTTTGTGTGAGAACTTAAGAATGAAATGTATGATACTATTACTAAATATGTTCACAAGTGTCCAGTATTACTCACGATGATACAGTTCCAAATCGTGAAAATATCGTATGCAAGTCCTCATCCTATATTTTAAAGGAGAAAATTACTGAAACTGAATGTACTGAATAATAACTCAGTAGAAATACCCCGAATACAATCATGATTCAGATGCATAATACATATAAGAAAAAGGTCACTCACCTCAGTAACTGGGTTCAATTTACAAACAAATAGCACATTATCCGGAGGTTTAATCTCAGCATCAGGAATATCACCAATCTGAAACAAAGATGAAAAGTAAATTGTATGTAGGATCATAGTCACACATGAAGTACCAAAACTTATGTGTGTCAGTCTTTTATACTTACACTCTCAAGTACGACTGCCCTAGAACGTGCTTCCTTCTCTCTAATAACCTCCTCAAGCTCTGCTGGATTTAATTGTTCATCCATGGGAACCCAATCATCTTCAAGTCGCACCTCATCATCAACCTAGTCAAATTGCATTAAGTCATGACTCTGAACAGATATCGTTACTTCAGCCTCTAAAATTGGATTTATATTACATTATCACATCAGTCTTCAGCATTAAGTAATGATTTTGAATACATATAAACAGTTCTTACATATTTAAGGAGTAAAACCCAGTTCACCTATCCATCTATAGCATCATCATTCATCTCCAAACTAGTCAACATTGATTAcaaaacctttttttttcttttaatgtcACCAAAATTCAAATAGATAGTAAGTTCTTGTCTTGTCGTAATAACTTCAAGAGTAGCACAGAAATCCTGGTTCTTATATGAAGTCATTTGAGAAGAATCGTCTcaagaaaaaatggagaataaGATATACTcccaaacaagaaaaaaaataaaaaataaaatattaaatagaataaatacATCAATGCaaaataagtttaaaaaaaacCTCTCCTATCATCTGCATATCTGGAAGGAAAACACTCTAAAAAAGCATGTGAGACCAAAAGTACAACTGTATGCTTTTAAACATCTGTTTCGAGTAATGCTTGCTTTAGAAAACAATTAGCAAGTTGCATCATAATGAACAAGCAGACAACTGTTATACCAAGTATTTTATTGATGAAACAATgagcattttttctttatttttcttattagtAAAGTAACTCAAGGGGGAAAAGATTCAAAATCAAGTTTTTGATTCTGTAAGAATTAATGCAACATCAAACTTACTCATTTAAAAACTGTCCAAGAACCATTTTTCTGTCAACTGAAACCATTTTGACAATaaatggatttataatttatatcacaAAGGCCCATCACAAAGCTGACAAGTAACCTATTCAAAATTTTACTTGCTTTCAAGCTATGAAATACAGTGCTTCAGTAAACCATTACCTCATCTTTAGGTTTTCCTTCTGGAGAAGCTTCAGGAATGAACTCAGCTAGCTGAGGAGGATCATCATAAGGATCCTCTAGGATGTATGTGTGCTTGATTCTGTTCAAGTAGTTCAAGAAGATTACACTACTTTCTTCTTCAACAGTGAAaagttaaataagaaaatagcaTTTACAAACCGTATATTTTTATATGGTCTGCTCTTTTCATCCACATAAGCCTCATTTATTCTGGTCAAAGCCTCAAATCCTTCAGCTACCTCaccaaaaacctgaaaaaattTTGGGAAGATCAGGGTCAAACGAGATCAAGATAATAAAAGTAGCACTTGCTAGTCTATGCCCTTCCTTTTGGGAAGAAAAATTTTcccccctttctttctttcttttattttccttttactttttttcctaaaaaaggaaaagaagactAGTCACAAAGAAACCAGAAATGAAGCTGAATCTTAAGAGGATAAACCATGCAACAACATATGCCAACCCCTTTCAATCTGTGCTAAATGCTAACACGTCATTCTTGATGACATATAAAATACTCTAGCAGACTAGCAGTTACTCTGCCTACATTCTGCTATCTCTATGCATAAACCGTGCTGCTACTGCTACTgttgatcatcatcatcatcataatcatcatcatcatcatcattattattaagATAGGGAAAGAATGATACATGGAAGCGGAGGAACAGATATCACGcaacaaaaaatgaaaacaaaagaTTACTGAAGCATAGCTTTCCAATCTCTCAACATTTATGAGGGAAAGTCCACTAAAAGAGATCGTGAGCCTTAAACCATATAAAGGCCAAACGCCTAATTCCATCTGATAAAACTTGTTTATCTGGAAACCCACATTAAAGGTGCGTGAATTGTTCTCTAGCCAAATACTCAAGATAGCGGTATATAGTGAAATGCTATCCTGCTAAGGAACAAGCTATTTATAAATTAACTGCTACTGAGCCTTTTCCTACTTGGTGAGATTAGCTACATAAATTCGGCGAGCCATAGTGTCCTGTCACAAacgacatatatatatatattctagaTCCTCCTCCAGCTCTACTTATTTGATTATCCTCCATCTACCCACTCCTCAAAGTGAGATTCCACTATCTTCGTTGCAATGGCAATAACCCAACTCTCTCTGCTGCGCTCATTCGGTCATATTCCTAATCCTATCTTGTCCAGTGTATTGACGAACTACTTATTTATAAAGATACCAATTTgagattaaaaaaaagtaaaacacCCATACCAAACTCAAAAGCCTTGGCAATGCCTCCCTTTGTGCATGTGAGATATCACATAAGGACTACAAAGCAAGACCTGATCCACATACTTATCCCGTATATATTCCCTAAAACTAAAGCACAAATTGCTTAGATGTACTAATCGAATATCATCATTATTTAATGGTTAAATTATTCGGCTAGTCCCAATAGTTTCACCAAATGTGTAATTGAATCCCTacaatttaaaagattttaattgACTCCCTATACCAATTTTAAATATGTAATTAGATCCTTTTTAACAGTGAATAGAGGCATATTCTGTTAAGTTAAACGTTTTTGGAACGGCAAGAATGTGATTAAAAGTTTAAAACGGGTGTAGGGACCgaattaaaaacttttaaagTGTAGGGACTCAATTACAAATTTGGTAAAACTATAGGGACTGACAGAATAATTTAAAGGTTTAATTCCTCcgttggtccctatagtttcacCAAATTTGTGATTAAGTCcctataatttttttcttttaattgggtccctacactgcttttaattttgtaattaggttCTTTCtagtgtaaaaaatattagagttaaCTGATTATTTGTCTACAAATTGAAGGTATCACAATTAAGAACCTAATTAAATCTTTGACCACatgatttttttggaaaaaatattccGTTAATTTGAACGTTTTTTATATGAAAGGACCTAgttacaaaattaaaagcaatgtagagacttaattaaaaagaaaaaaaagtatagggatcTAATTACAAATTTGGTAAAACTATTAGGACTAACCGGGTAATTAAACCTAATTTAaacttatttaataataaaatagtcATGCCATCCTGTATTTCAACTCCTGTCCCTTTACTATGATTATACCCAAATCCagaaaaatcaaaacaattttAGCATGGTAAAACTATCAAAGCAAGGATGACGCATCGATATCCagtgaaacagcaaaagaaatgGAACCCAGAAGACTTACTGTGTGTTTCCCATCAAGGTAATCGAGGTCATCACGCAGAGTGATATAAAACTGGAAACATTAACAAAATAAAGAACCGTTACTTAACAATCATTTTCAATTTAACAATCAAAAGTTGCAAACACACTTTCTTTAATCCATTTAACTGGAAGGCAATTATCAACCAGCCATGATGGGAAGAATGTTATTCATACACATACCTGTGAAGCATTCAGATTCTCTCCTGCACTTGCCATGGCAACTGTTCCAGTCTTGGAATGCTTCAGATCAACCCGAATTTCATCGCCAAAAAATCGAGCTTGATCACCATAAAGAAACCTGAGAGAGGATGCCATTGCAATTCATATAAGAAATTAAGTGGGCCTTACTTACACCA
This sequence is a window from Arachis stenosperma cultivar V10309 chromosome 10, arast.V10309.gnm1.PFL2, whole genome shotgun sequence. Protein-coding genes within it:
- the LOC130955001 gene encoding pentatricopeptide repeat-containing protein At3g24000, mitochondrial; translated protein: MVPPSSEMAAAASTASCSGSSPAPRVLSSTSTPSNLLHSPPPLLTKHPHPQVSCFPQKGFSNITHAFLGKALHGLCIKGLLHLGTFYTNTLINMYCKFHNIEYARHVFDRMPDRNQASWNNLMSGFVRVGCYGEAMHLFRHMCEVGATPSSYALASLVTACDRSGCMPEGALQIHAYAVKCGLLSDVFAGTSLLHFYGAHAHVSEATKIFEEIDQPNIVSWTSLMVAYADNGYTKEVLNIYQNLRRQEVPCNQNTMAIVIRSCGMLDDRTLGYQILGDVIKSGLDTNISVANSLISMFGNFECVEEASCVFDNMLERDTISWNSMITASAHNGRCEESLGHLVRMRHDQMEINYITISSLLSVCGSAQNLRWGRGLHGLLVKSGLESNVCVCNSLISMYLQAGNFEDSEFVFHTMPERDLISWNSMMACHVEDAKYSRAMQLLIEMLHTRKSMNYVTFTTALSACNNIEKLKIVHGLVNLFGVQHNLIVGNALVTIYGKFGLMDEAQKVHKLMPERDEVTWNALIGGHADNKEPNAAIKAFNLLREEGVSVNYITVVNLLSACLASDDLLEHGMPIHAYIIRAGFELDTYVQSSLITMYAQCGDLDTSNYIFYALANKNSSTWNAILSANAHYGPGEEALKLFVNMRNGGVLLDQFSFSVALAIIGNLTVLDEGQQLHSLIIKLGFDSNDYVLNATMDMYGKCGEIDDVFKILPQPRNRSRRSWNILISALARHGFFQQAREVFHEMVDMGLRPDHVTFVSLLSACSHGGLVDEGLAYFSSMTDEYGVATGIEHCTCIIDLLGRAGRLAEAEAFIDKMPVAPNDLVWRSLLAACKIHGNLELGRRAADRLFELDSLDDSAYVLYSNVCASSRRWGDVENVRRQMESNKVKKKPACSWVKLKNKVTFFGMGEQFHPQTTQINRKLDELRKIIKEAGYVADTSYSLQDTDEEQKEHNLWNHSERIALAFGLVNSPESSPLRIFKNLRVCGDCHSVFKLVSKILDRKIILRDAYRFHHFSGGKCSCSDYW
- the LOC130954399 gene encoding peptidyl-prolyl cis-trans isomerase CYP59 isoform X1, giving the protein MSVLIVTSLGDIVVDLHTDKCPLTCKNFLKLCKIKYYNGCLFHTVQKDFTAQTGDPTGTGTGGDSIYKFLYGDQARFFGDEIRVDLKHSKTGTVAMASAGENLNASQFYITLRDDLDYLDGKHTVFGEVAEGFEALTRINEAYVDEKSRPYKNIRIKHTYILEDPYDDPPQLAEFIPEASPEGKPKDEVDDEVRLEDDWVPMDEQLNPAELEEVIREKEARSRAVVLESIGDIPDAEIKPPDNVLFVCKLNPVTEDEDLHTIFSRFGTVSSAEIIRDHKTGDSLCYAFIEFEDKMSCEQAYFKMDNALIDDRRIHVDFSQSVAKLWSQYRRNQKGKGGGCFKCGSADHIAKDCTADDSMKQPAKFVLKDNNTQHGGDNTRYEMVFDGDNSQNPKRDDRKSQRRDRDDIVENSMKDNFKDHIRRGRKDEMVGSNNRNRYSDRHRERGGDGDDKARAEKESRDSDYHSDRKDREKRKEINRDDDYRRKDEVDPRKRHLDDRYTERRASGDHRRESDGNRLEKRDDRDYRKRPEDSRRHDRKIDNRPRKRSPDEDYKHKREDEDYKRRREDEDYRHGREERGHRRLDTEPRDYSDRRHHGDRR
- the LOC130954399 gene encoding peptidyl-prolyl cis-trans isomerase CYP59 isoform X2; this translates as MSVLIVTSLGDIVVDLHTDKCPLTCKNFLKLCKIKYYNGCLFHTVQKDFTAQTGDPTGTGTGGDSIYKFLYGDQARFFGDEIRVDLKHSKTGTVAMASAGENLNASQFYITLRDDLDYLDGKHTVFGEVAEGFEALTRINEAYVDEKSRPYKNIRIKHTYILEDPYDDPPQLAEFIPEASPEGKPKDEVDDEVRLEDDWVPMDEQLNPAELEEVIREKEARSRAVVLESIGDIPDAEIKPPDNVLFVCKLNPVTEDEDLHTIFSRFGTVSSAEIIRDHKTEFEDKMSCEQAYFKMDNALIDDRRIHVDFSQSVAKLWSQYRRNQKGKGGGCFKCGSADHIAKDCTADDSMKQPAKFVLKDNNTQHGGDNTRYEMVFDGDNSQNPKRDDRKSQRRDRDDIVENSMKDNFKDHIRRGRKDEMVGSNNRNRYSDRHRERGGDGDDKARAEKESRDSDYHSDRKDREKRKEINRDDDYRRKDEVDPRKRHLDDRYTERRASGDHRRESDGNRLEKRDDRDYRKRPEDSRRHDRKIDNRPRKRSPDEDYKHKREDEDYKRRREDEDYRHGREERGHRRLDTEPRDYSDRRHHGDRR